A stretch of Bos taurus isolate L1 Dominette 01449 registration number 42190680 breed Hereford chromosome 5, ARS-UCD2.0, whole genome shotgun sequence DNA encodes these proteins:
- the FAM186B gene encoding protein FAM186B isoform X3 has translation MEKDKPPQLVTPASVKAIISRIEAAQLTRAQENISSQLSEILDNVNCVINRFQEELGYDFKKKAKPPQPQQKGKNRFILLEKISSFSEDAKTKEKNLYEILHWLGDWGDSLTYEIKNRKSEEEEEALDEWIEVMEKVLPLSLIATKGGIESLISLCSTLIEGQRKGAQMSKHTFWQDWQEQSPQKAISCPQPLSPEQMLQDKHTTCVKVSEVKSMLQELLDSTMFNQGEVRAIRYMSAVVENLNKALILQHKENRSLEAKYRHLKIEMTKELSNQKLYFQKSLQVLESKRDALLKQIDILGGKYHDLLLIKHALEFQLKKIQSAGGQAEDLVRVLVEFPDPDKKEALPKKDTVMEETQQEPKKEEQFSPCSPSPMAMAWDSGAMPSPDQPLSTMTVDSRIADVYRSKDAESLQPVLPSSMDHMFPKKWERLSAESPGDRAKDQDFFQEVAWEKEGLQIKSHFQKQLSLERSRKLALESKAEAREEELSWERRRQQWQQEEEMWLQRQERWALLEQEHEEKLRQWEAEEAAREQRLRLDQEPRGPWREPEQPGEDAERMIFVPIIRWKDSEDASLAPPPSRAQSARQGRRPCVPRSPKAQQPIPRNQRSMSSAEFTQKPQAHRLPVKPKKSASFPVTGTSPRRVTQPPVHIAPVTRKEKVYHIDVEAQRRNLRLLTEEDTLGLPHYLHGKALELTTTTMELNALKLWCLFHKYICYRHFQSLRQDVINHIQVVREAGASYKAQNLFLFLENVDHLQKLQLQVWTDKQKDLEEKRRGCLSSMATMFPKLQEWNVNLHTPVVISPKSRKSKPPPFLLRHIHSSSPFCKRSQELFKTKHQPRVPQQMARQQGNQMEAMWKIDVAASSYPIEKKTPTSLSWDQLGGFPDIPRLLALDVQSSFHKSLMSLKARD, from the exons ATGGAGAAAGATAAACCCCCACAGTTGGTGACCCCTGCGTCAGTGAAAGCCATCATCTCAAGGATTGAGGCTGCCCAGCTAACTCGGGCTCAGGAG AATATTTCTTCCCAACTCTCAGAAATCTTGGACAATGTCAACTGTGTCATCAACCGCTTCCAGGAAGAATTaggatatgattttaaaaaaaaggcgAAACCTCCCCAGCCACAGCAGAAGGGCAAGAACAGATTCATCTTGCTGGAGAAAATATCCTCCTTCTCCGAAGATGCTAAGACTAAAGAGAAGAACTTGTATGAAATTCTTCACTGGCTAGGTGACTGGG GTGACAGCCTGACCTATGAGATCAAGAACAGGAagagtgaggaggaagaggaagcccTGGATGAATGGATCGAGGTGATGGAAAAGGTGTTACCCCTCTCCCTCATAGCCACCAAAGGAGGCATCGAGTCTCTCATTTCCCTTTGCTCTACTCTCATTGAAGGACAAAGGAAAGGGGCACAAA TGTCCAAACATACCTTCTGGCAGGACTGGCAGGAACAGAGCCCACAAAAAGCGATATCCTGCCCTCAGCCCCTGAGCCCAGAGCAGATGCTGCAGGACAAGCACACTACCTGTGTAAAGGTCTCCGAGGTGAAGTCCATGTTACAGGAGCTCCTGGACTCCACCATGTTCAACCAAGGGGAGGTTAGGGCCATCAGGTACATGTCTGCTGTGGTGGAGAACCTCAATAAGGCCTTGATCCTCCAGCACAAGGAGaacaggagcctggaggccaaATACAGGCACCTGAAAATAGAGATGACCAAAGAACTCAGCAACCAGAAGCTGTACTTCCAGAAGTCCCTCCAGGTCCTCGAGAGTAAGAGAGATGCCCTGCTAAAGCAGATAGACATTTTAGGGGGAAAGTACCATGACCTGCTCCTGATAAAGCATGCCCTAGAGTTCCAGCTGAAGAAAATTCAGTCTGCTGGAGGTCAAGCAGAAGACTTAGTCAGGGTCTTGGTTGAGTTCCCAGACCCTGACAAGAAAGAAGCCCTCCCAAAGAAAGACACAGTCATGGAGGAAACCCAACAGGAGCCCAAGAAGGAGGAGCAGTTTTCACCATGTTCCCCAAGCCCCATGGCCATGGCCTGGGACAGTGGTGCTATGCCTTCACCAGATCAGCCTCTTTCCACCATGACCGTGGATTCAAGGATTGCAGATGTGTACAGGAGCAAGGACGCTGAAAGTCTTCAGCCTGTGTTGCCATCCTCCATGGATCACATGTTTCCTAAGAAATGGGAAAGACTGTCAGCAGAAAGCCCAGGTGACAGAGCCAAAGACCAGGACTTCTTCCAGGAAGTGGCCTGGGAGAAGGAAGGACTCCAAATTAAGTCCCATTTTCAGAAGCAGCTGTCCCTAGAGAGGTCGAGGAAGTTGGCCTTGGAGAGCAAGGCAGAGGCCAGGGAAGAGGAGCTAAGCTGGGAGAGGCGgaggcagcagtggcagcaggaggaggagatgtGGCTGCAGCGGCAGGAGAGGTGGGCCCTGCTAGAGCAGGAGCACGAGGAGAAGCTGCGGcagtgggaggcagaggaggcagCAAGGGAGCAGCGGCTGAGACTGGACCAGGAGCCCAGGGGCCCGTGGAGGGAGCCGGAGCAGCCGGGAGAGGACGCAGAGAGGATGATCTTCGTGCCCATCATTCGCTGGAAGGACTCGGAGGACGCGTCTTTGGCACCTCCCCCAAGCCGGGCCCAATCTGCTCGCCAAGGCAGGAGGCCATGCGTGCCCAGGTCCCCTAAGGCCCAGCAGCCCATCCCAAGAAACCAGAGGTCCATGAGTTCAGCCGAGTTTACCCAGAAACCACAGGCCCACCGGCTTCCCGTGAAGCCCAAGAAATCGGCCTCCTTTCCTGTCACGGGTACATCCCCAAGAAGGGTGACCCAGCCCCCTGTGCATATAGCCCCGGTAACTCGGAAGGAGAAGGTATACCATATAGACGTGGAGGCCCAGAGGAGGAATCTGCGGCTCCTGACTGAGGAGGACACACTGGGGCTGCCCCACTACCTGCATGGTAAGGCGCTGGagctcaccaccaccaccatggagCTGAATGCGCTCAAGCTGTGGTGCCTTTTCCACAAGTACATCTGCTACAGACACTTCCAGAGCCTCCG CCAAGACGTGATCAACCATATACAAGTCGTGCGAGAAGCTGGGGCTTCCTACAAGGCCCAGaacctcttcctcttcctggaaAACGTGGACCACCTGCAGAAACTCCAGCTCCAGGTGTGGACAGACAAGCAGAAGGACCTGGAGGAGAAGCGCAGAGGGTGCCTGAGCAGCATGGCAACTATGTTCCCCAAG CTCCAGGAGTGGAACGTTAACCTGCACACCCCTGTGGTCATCTCCCCAAAGTCAAGGAAAAGCAAGCCTCCTCCATTCCTACTGCGGCACATCCACTCCAGCAGCCCCTTCTGCAAGCGATCCCAGGAGCTCTTTAAGACTAAGCACCAGCCACGTGTGCCCCAGCAGATGGCCCG CCAGCAGGGGAACCAGATGGAGGCCATGTGGAAAATTGATGTGGCTGCCTCCAGTTACCCCATAGAAAAGAAGACCCCCACCAGCCTGTCCTGGGACCAGCTAGGAGGTTTCCCAGACATTCCCCGCCTGTTGGCACTGGATGTGCAGTCCTCCTTCCACAAAAGCTTGATGTCCCTCAAGGCCCG GGACTGA
- the FAM186B gene encoding protein FAM186B isoform X1: MEKDKPPQLVTPASVKAIISRIEAAQLTRAQENISSQLSEILDNVNCVINRFQEELGYDFKKKAKPPQPQQKGKNRFILLEKISSFSEDAKTKEKNLYEILHWLGDWGDSLTYEIKNRKSEEEEEALDEWIEVMEKVLPLSLIATKGGIESLISLCSTLIEGQRKGAQMSKHTFWQDWQEQSPQKAISCPQPLSPEQMLQDKHTTCVKVSEVKSMLQELLDSTMFNQGEVRAIRYMSAVVENLNKALILQHKENRSLEAKYRHLKIEMTKELSNQKLYFQKSLQVLESKRDALLKQIDILGGKYHDLLLIKHALEFQLKKIQSAGGQAEDLVRVLVEFPDPDKKEALPKKDTVMEETQQEPKKEEQFSPCSPSPMAMAWDSGAMPSPDQPLSTMTVDSRIADVYRSKDAESLQPVLPSSMDHMFPKKWERLSAESPGDRAKDQDFFQEVAWEKEGLQIKSHFQKQLSLERSRKLALESKAEAREEELSWERRRQQWQQEEEMWLQRQERWALLEQEHEEKLRQWEAEEAAREQRLRLDQEPRGPWREPEQPGEDAERMIFVPIIRWKDSEDASLAPPPSRAQSARQGRRPCVPRSPKAQQPIPRNQRSMSSAEFTQKPQAHRLPVKPKKSASFPVTGTSPRRVTQPPVHIAPVTRKEKVYHIDVEAQRRNLRLLTEEDTLGLPHYLHGKALELTTTTMELNALKLWCLFHKYICYRHFQSLRQDVINHIQVVREAGASYKAQNLFLFLENVDHLQKLQLQVWTDKQKDLEEKRRGCLSSMATMFPKLQEWNVNLHTPVVISPKSRKSKPPPFLLRHIHSSSPFCKRSQELFKTKHQPRVPQQMARQQGNQMEAMWKIDVAASSYPIEKKTPTSLSWDQLGGFPDIPRLLALDVQSSFHKSLMSLKARASVTQRKEEEEPPEESAELVHKKSNESFPGTLRSQKDRDNPSPIPCLSQ; the protein is encoded by the exons ATGGAGAAAGATAAACCCCCACAGTTGGTGACCCCTGCGTCAGTGAAAGCCATCATCTCAAGGATTGAGGCTGCCCAGCTAACTCGGGCTCAGGAG AATATTTCTTCCCAACTCTCAGAAATCTTGGACAATGTCAACTGTGTCATCAACCGCTTCCAGGAAGAATTaggatatgattttaaaaaaaaggcgAAACCTCCCCAGCCACAGCAGAAGGGCAAGAACAGATTCATCTTGCTGGAGAAAATATCCTCCTTCTCCGAAGATGCTAAGACTAAAGAGAAGAACTTGTATGAAATTCTTCACTGGCTAGGTGACTGGG GTGACAGCCTGACCTATGAGATCAAGAACAGGAagagtgaggaggaagaggaagcccTGGATGAATGGATCGAGGTGATGGAAAAGGTGTTACCCCTCTCCCTCATAGCCACCAAAGGAGGCATCGAGTCTCTCATTTCCCTTTGCTCTACTCTCATTGAAGGACAAAGGAAAGGGGCACAAA TGTCCAAACATACCTTCTGGCAGGACTGGCAGGAACAGAGCCCACAAAAAGCGATATCCTGCCCTCAGCCCCTGAGCCCAGAGCAGATGCTGCAGGACAAGCACACTACCTGTGTAAAGGTCTCCGAGGTGAAGTCCATGTTACAGGAGCTCCTGGACTCCACCATGTTCAACCAAGGGGAGGTTAGGGCCATCAGGTACATGTCTGCTGTGGTGGAGAACCTCAATAAGGCCTTGATCCTCCAGCACAAGGAGaacaggagcctggaggccaaATACAGGCACCTGAAAATAGAGATGACCAAAGAACTCAGCAACCAGAAGCTGTACTTCCAGAAGTCCCTCCAGGTCCTCGAGAGTAAGAGAGATGCCCTGCTAAAGCAGATAGACATTTTAGGGGGAAAGTACCATGACCTGCTCCTGATAAAGCATGCCCTAGAGTTCCAGCTGAAGAAAATTCAGTCTGCTGGAGGTCAAGCAGAAGACTTAGTCAGGGTCTTGGTTGAGTTCCCAGACCCTGACAAGAAAGAAGCCCTCCCAAAGAAAGACACAGTCATGGAGGAAACCCAACAGGAGCCCAAGAAGGAGGAGCAGTTTTCACCATGTTCCCCAAGCCCCATGGCCATGGCCTGGGACAGTGGTGCTATGCCTTCACCAGATCAGCCTCTTTCCACCATGACCGTGGATTCAAGGATTGCAGATGTGTACAGGAGCAAGGACGCTGAAAGTCTTCAGCCTGTGTTGCCATCCTCCATGGATCACATGTTTCCTAAGAAATGGGAAAGACTGTCAGCAGAAAGCCCAGGTGACAGAGCCAAAGACCAGGACTTCTTCCAGGAAGTGGCCTGGGAGAAGGAAGGACTCCAAATTAAGTCCCATTTTCAGAAGCAGCTGTCCCTAGAGAGGTCGAGGAAGTTGGCCTTGGAGAGCAAGGCAGAGGCCAGGGAAGAGGAGCTAAGCTGGGAGAGGCGgaggcagcagtggcagcaggaggaggagatgtGGCTGCAGCGGCAGGAGAGGTGGGCCCTGCTAGAGCAGGAGCACGAGGAGAAGCTGCGGcagtgggaggcagaggaggcagCAAGGGAGCAGCGGCTGAGACTGGACCAGGAGCCCAGGGGCCCGTGGAGGGAGCCGGAGCAGCCGGGAGAGGACGCAGAGAGGATGATCTTCGTGCCCATCATTCGCTGGAAGGACTCGGAGGACGCGTCTTTGGCACCTCCCCCAAGCCGGGCCCAATCTGCTCGCCAAGGCAGGAGGCCATGCGTGCCCAGGTCCCCTAAGGCCCAGCAGCCCATCCCAAGAAACCAGAGGTCCATGAGTTCAGCCGAGTTTACCCAGAAACCACAGGCCCACCGGCTTCCCGTGAAGCCCAAGAAATCGGCCTCCTTTCCTGTCACGGGTACATCCCCAAGAAGGGTGACCCAGCCCCCTGTGCATATAGCCCCGGTAACTCGGAAGGAGAAGGTATACCATATAGACGTGGAGGCCCAGAGGAGGAATCTGCGGCTCCTGACTGAGGAGGACACACTGGGGCTGCCCCACTACCTGCATGGTAAGGCGCTGGagctcaccaccaccaccatggagCTGAATGCGCTCAAGCTGTGGTGCCTTTTCCACAAGTACATCTGCTACAGACACTTCCAGAGCCTCCG CCAAGACGTGATCAACCATATACAAGTCGTGCGAGAAGCTGGGGCTTCCTACAAGGCCCAGaacctcttcctcttcctggaaAACGTGGACCACCTGCAGAAACTCCAGCTCCAGGTGTGGACAGACAAGCAGAAGGACCTGGAGGAGAAGCGCAGAGGGTGCCTGAGCAGCATGGCAACTATGTTCCCCAAG CTCCAGGAGTGGAACGTTAACCTGCACACCCCTGTGGTCATCTCCCCAAAGTCAAGGAAAAGCAAGCCTCCTCCATTCCTACTGCGGCACATCCACTCCAGCAGCCCCTTCTGCAAGCGATCCCAGGAGCTCTTTAAGACTAAGCACCAGCCACGTGTGCCCCAGCAGATGGCCCG CCAGCAGGGGAACCAGATGGAGGCCATGTGGAAAATTGATGTGGCTGCCTCCAGTTACCCCATAGAAAAGAAGACCCCCACCAGCCTGTCCTGGGACCAGCTAGGAGGTTTCCCAGACATTCCCCGCCTGTTGGCACTGGATGTGCAGTCCTCCTTCCACAAAAGCTTGATGTCCCTCAAGGCCCG TGCCTCAGTGAcgcaaagaaaggaagaagaggaaccCCCAGAGGAGTCAGCTGAACTTGTTCATAAAAAGTCAAACGAGTCCTTCCCTGGAACCCTAAGGAGCCAGAAGGATCGAGACAATCCCAGCCCCATTCCATGCCTGagccagtga
- the FAM186B gene encoding protein FAM186B isoform X2 — MEKDKPPQLVTPASVKAIISRIEAAQLTRAQENISSQLSEILDNVNCVINRFQEELGYDFKKKAKPPQPQQKGKNRFILLEKISSFSEDAKTKEKNLYEILHWLGDSLTYEIKNRKSEEEEEALDEWIEVMEKVLPLSLIATKGGIESLISLCSTLIEGQRKGAQMSKHTFWQDWQEQSPQKAISCPQPLSPEQMLQDKHTTCVKVSEVKSMLQELLDSTMFNQGEVRAIRYMSAVVENLNKALILQHKENRSLEAKYRHLKIEMTKELSNQKLYFQKSLQVLESKRDALLKQIDILGGKYHDLLLIKHALEFQLKKIQSAGGQAEDLVRVLVEFPDPDKKEALPKKDTVMEETQQEPKKEEQFSPCSPSPMAMAWDSGAMPSPDQPLSTMTVDSRIADVYRSKDAESLQPVLPSSMDHMFPKKWERLSAESPGDRAKDQDFFQEVAWEKEGLQIKSHFQKQLSLERSRKLALESKAEAREEELSWERRRQQWQQEEEMWLQRQERWALLEQEHEEKLRQWEAEEAAREQRLRLDQEPRGPWREPEQPGEDAERMIFVPIIRWKDSEDASLAPPPSRAQSARQGRRPCVPRSPKAQQPIPRNQRSMSSAEFTQKPQAHRLPVKPKKSASFPVTGTSPRRVTQPPVHIAPVTRKEKVYHIDVEAQRRNLRLLTEEDTLGLPHYLHGKALELTTTTMELNALKLWCLFHKYICYRHFQSLRQDVINHIQVVREAGASYKAQNLFLFLENVDHLQKLQLQVWTDKQKDLEEKRRGCLSSMATMFPKLQEWNVNLHTPVVISPKSRKSKPPPFLLRHIHSSSPFCKRSQELFKTKHQPRVPQQMARQQGNQMEAMWKIDVAASSYPIEKKTPTSLSWDQLGGFPDIPRLLALDVQSSFHKSLMSLKARASVTQRKEEEEPPEESAELVHKKSNESFPGTLRSQKDRDNPSPIPCLSQ, encoded by the exons ATGGAGAAAGATAAACCCCCACAGTTGGTGACCCCTGCGTCAGTGAAAGCCATCATCTCAAGGATTGAGGCTGCCCAGCTAACTCGGGCTCAGGAG AATATTTCTTCCCAACTCTCAGAAATCTTGGACAATGTCAACTGTGTCATCAACCGCTTCCAGGAAGAATTaggatatgattttaaaaaaaaggcgAAACCTCCCCAGCCACAGCAGAAGGGCAAGAACAGATTCATCTTGCTGGAGAAAATATCCTCCTTCTCCGAAGATGCTAAGACTAAAGAGAAGAACTTGTATGAAATTCTTCACTGGCTAG GTGACAGCCTGACCTATGAGATCAAGAACAGGAagagtgaggaggaagaggaagcccTGGATGAATGGATCGAGGTGATGGAAAAGGTGTTACCCCTCTCCCTCATAGCCACCAAAGGAGGCATCGAGTCTCTCATTTCCCTTTGCTCTACTCTCATTGAAGGACAAAGGAAAGGGGCACAAA TGTCCAAACATACCTTCTGGCAGGACTGGCAGGAACAGAGCCCACAAAAAGCGATATCCTGCCCTCAGCCCCTGAGCCCAGAGCAGATGCTGCAGGACAAGCACACTACCTGTGTAAAGGTCTCCGAGGTGAAGTCCATGTTACAGGAGCTCCTGGACTCCACCATGTTCAACCAAGGGGAGGTTAGGGCCATCAGGTACATGTCTGCTGTGGTGGAGAACCTCAATAAGGCCTTGATCCTCCAGCACAAGGAGaacaggagcctggaggccaaATACAGGCACCTGAAAATAGAGATGACCAAAGAACTCAGCAACCAGAAGCTGTACTTCCAGAAGTCCCTCCAGGTCCTCGAGAGTAAGAGAGATGCCCTGCTAAAGCAGATAGACATTTTAGGGGGAAAGTACCATGACCTGCTCCTGATAAAGCATGCCCTAGAGTTCCAGCTGAAGAAAATTCAGTCTGCTGGAGGTCAAGCAGAAGACTTAGTCAGGGTCTTGGTTGAGTTCCCAGACCCTGACAAGAAAGAAGCCCTCCCAAAGAAAGACACAGTCATGGAGGAAACCCAACAGGAGCCCAAGAAGGAGGAGCAGTTTTCACCATGTTCCCCAAGCCCCATGGCCATGGCCTGGGACAGTGGTGCTATGCCTTCACCAGATCAGCCTCTTTCCACCATGACCGTGGATTCAAGGATTGCAGATGTGTACAGGAGCAAGGACGCTGAAAGTCTTCAGCCTGTGTTGCCATCCTCCATGGATCACATGTTTCCTAAGAAATGGGAAAGACTGTCAGCAGAAAGCCCAGGTGACAGAGCCAAAGACCAGGACTTCTTCCAGGAAGTGGCCTGGGAGAAGGAAGGACTCCAAATTAAGTCCCATTTTCAGAAGCAGCTGTCCCTAGAGAGGTCGAGGAAGTTGGCCTTGGAGAGCAAGGCAGAGGCCAGGGAAGAGGAGCTAAGCTGGGAGAGGCGgaggcagcagtggcagcaggaggaggagatgtGGCTGCAGCGGCAGGAGAGGTGGGCCCTGCTAGAGCAGGAGCACGAGGAGAAGCTGCGGcagtgggaggcagaggaggcagCAAGGGAGCAGCGGCTGAGACTGGACCAGGAGCCCAGGGGCCCGTGGAGGGAGCCGGAGCAGCCGGGAGAGGACGCAGAGAGGATGATCTTCGTGCCCATCATTCGCTGGAAGGACTCGGAGGACGCGTCTTTGGCACCTCCCCCAAGCCGGGCCCAATCTGCTCGCCAAGGCAGGAGGCCATGCGTGCCCAGGTCCCCTAAGGCCCAGCAGCCCATCCCAAGAAACCAGAGGTCCATGAGTTCAGCCGAGTTTACCCAGAAACCACAGGCCCACCGGCTTCCCGTGAAGCCCAAGAAATCGGCCTCCTTTCCTGTCACGGGTACATCCCCAAGAAGGGTGACCCAGCCCCCTGTGCATATAGCCCCGGTAACTCGGAAGGAGAAGGTATACCATATAGACGTGGAGGCCCAGAGGAGGAATCTGCGGCTCCTGACTGAGGAGGACACACTGGGGCTGCCCCACTACCTGCATGGTAAGGCGCTGGagctcaccaccaccaccatggagCTGAATGCGCTCAAGCTGTGGTGCCTTTTCCACAAGTACATCTGCTACAGACACTTCCAGAGCCTCCG CCAAGACGTGATCAACCATATACAAGTCGTGCGAGAAGCTGGGGCTTCCTACAAGGCCCAGaacctcttcctcttcctggaaAACGTGGACCACCTGCAGAAACTCCAGCTCCAGGTGTGGACAGACAAGCAGAAGGACCTGGAGGAGAAGCGCAGAGGGTGCCTGAGCAGCATGGCAACTATGTTCCCCAAG CTCCAGGAGTGGAACGTTAACCTGCACACCCCTGTGGTCATCTCCCCAAAGTCAAGGAAAAGCAAGCCTCCTCCATTCCTACTGCGGCACATCCACTCCAGCAGCCCCTTCTGCAAGCGATCCCAGGAGCTCTTTAAGACTAAGCACCAGCCACGTGTGCCCCAGCAGATGGCCCG CCAGCAGGGGAACCAGATGGAGGCCATGTGGAAAATTGATGTGGCTGCCTCCAGTTACCCCATAGAAAAGAAGACCCCCACCAGCCTGTCCTGGGACCAGCTAGGAGGTTTCCCAGACATTCCCCGCCTGTTGGCACTGGATGTGCAGTCCTCCTTCCACAAAAGCTTGATGTCCCTCAAGGCCCG TGCCTCAGTGAcgcaaagaaaggaagaagaggaaccCCCAGAGGAGTCAGCTGAACTTGTTCATAAAAAGTCAAACGAGTCCTTCCCTGGAACCCTAAGGAGCCAGAAGGATCGAGACAATCCCAGCCCCATTCCATGCCTGagccagtga
- the FAM186B gene encoding protein FAM186B isoform X4 — MEKVLPLSLIATKGGIESLISLCSTLIEGQRKGAQMSKHTFWQDWQEQSPQKAISCPQPLSPEQMLQDKHTTCVKVSEVKSMLQELLDSTMFNQGEVRAIRYMSAVVENLNKALILQHKENRSLEAKYRHLKIEMTKELSNQKLYFQKSLQVLESKRDALLKQIDILGGKYHDLLLIKHALEFQLKKIQSAGGQAEDLVRVLVEFPDPDKKEALPKKDTVMEETQQEPKKEEQFSPCSPSPMAMAWDSGAMPSPDQPLSTMTVDSRIADVYRSKDAESLQPVLPSSMDHMFPKKWERLSAESPGDRAKDQDFFQEVAWEKEGLQIKSHFQKQLSLERSRKLALESKAEAREEELSWERRRQQWQQEEEMWLQRQERWALLEQEHEEKLRQWEAEEAAREQRLRLDQEPRGPWREPEQPGEDAERMIFVPIIRWKDSEDASLAPPPSRAQSARQGRRPCVPRSPKAQQPIPRNQRSMSSAEFTQKPQAHRLPVKPKKSASFPVTGTSPRRVTQPPVHIAPVTRKEKVYHIDVEAQRRNLRLLTEEDTLGLPHYLHGKALELTTTTMELNALKLWCLFHKYICYRHFQSLRQDVINHIQVVREAGASYKAQNLFLFLENVDHLQKLQLQVWTDKQKDLEEKRRGCLSSMATMFPKLQEWNVNLHTPVVISPKSRKSKPPPFLLRHIHSSSPFCKRSQELFKTKHQPRVPQQMARQQGNQMEAMWKIDVAASSYPIEKKTPTSLSWDQLGGFPDIPRLLALDVQSSFHKSLMSLKARASVTQRKEEEEPPEESAELVHKKSNESFPGTLRSQKDRDNPSPIPCLSQ, encoded by the exons ATGGAAAAGGTGTTACCCCTCTCCCTCATAGCCACCAAAGGAGGCATCGAGTCTCTCATTTCCCTTTGCTCTACTCTCATTGAAGGACAAAGGAAAGGGGCACAAA TGTCCAAACATACCTTCTGGCAGGACTGGCAGGAACAGAGCCCACAAAAAGCGATATCCTGCCCTCAGCCCCTGAGCCCAGAGCAGATGCTGCAGGACAAGCACACTACCTGTGTAAAGGTCTCCGAGGTGAAGTCCATGTTACAGGAGCTCCTGGACTCCACCATGTTCAACCAAGGGGAGGTTAGGGCCATCAGGTACATGTCTGCTGTGGTGGAGAACCTCAATAAGGCCTTGATCCTCCAGCACAAGGAGaacaggagcctggaggccaaATACAGGCACCTGAAAATAGAGATGACCAAAGAACTCAGCAACCAGAAGCTGTACTTCCAGAAGTCCCTCCAGGTCCTCGAGAGTAAGAGAGATGCCCTGCTAAAGCAGATAGACATTTTAGGGGGAAAGTACCATGACCTGCTCCTGATAAAGCATGCCCTAGAGTTCCAGCTGAAGAAAATTCAGTCTGCTGGAGGTCAAGCAGAAGACTTAGTCAGGGTCTTGGTTGAGTTCCCAGACCCTGACAAGAAAGAAGCCCTCCCAAAGAAAGACACAGTCATGGAGGAAACCCAACAGGAGCCCAAGAAGGAGGAGCAGTTTTCACCATGTTCCCCAAGCCCCATGGCCATGGCCTGGGACAGTGGTGCTATGCCTTCACCAGATCAGCCTCTTTCCACCATGACCGTGGATTCAAGGATTGCAGATGTGTACAGGAGCAAGGACGCTGAAAGTCTTCAGCCTGTGTTGCCATCCTCCATGGATCACATGTTTCCTAAGAAATGGGAAAGACTGTCAGCAGAAAGCCCAGGTGACAGAGCCAAAGACCAGGACTTCTTCCAGGAAGTGGCCTGGGAGAAGGAAGGACTCCAAATTAAGTCCCATTTTCAGAAGCAGCTGTCCCTAGAGAGGTCGAGGAAGTTGGCCTTGGAGAGCAAGGCAGAGGCCAGGGAAGAGGAGCTAAGCTGGGAGAGGCGgaggcagcagtggcagcaggaggaggagatgtGGCTGCAGCGGCAGGAGAGGTGGGCCCTGCTAGAGCAGGAGCACGAGGAGAAGCTGCGGcagtgggaggcagaggaggcagCAAGGGAGCAGCGGCTGAGACTGGACCAGGAGCCCAGGGGCCCGTGGAGGGAGCCGGAGCAGCCGGGAGAGGACGCAGAGAGGATGATCTTCGTGCCCATCATTCGCTGGAAGGACTCGGAGGACGCGTCTTTGGCACCTCCCCCAAGCCGGGCCCAATCTGCTCGCCAAGGCAGGAGGCCATGCGTGCCCAGGTCCCCTAAGGCCCAGCAGCCCATCCCAAGAAACCAGAGGTCCATGAGTTCAGCCGAGTTTACCCAGAAACCACAGGCCCACCGGCTTCCCGTGAAGCCCAAGAAATCGGCCTCCTTTCCTGTCACGGGTACATCCCCAAGAAGGGTGACCCAGCCCCCTGTGCATATAGCCCCGGTAACTCGGAAGGAGAAGGTATACCATATAGACGTGGAGGCCCAGAGGAGGAATCTGCGGCTCCTGACTGAGGAGGACACACTGGGGCTGCCCCACTACCTGCATGGTAAGGCGCTGGagctcaccaccaccaccatggagCTGAATGCGCTCAAGCTGTGGTGCCTTTTCCACAAGTACATCTGCTACAGACACTTCCAGAGCCTCCG CCAAGACGTGATCAACCATATACAAGTCGTGCGAGAAGCTGGGGCTTCCTACAAGGCCCAGaacctcttcctcttcctggaaAACGTGGACCACCTGCAGAAACTCCAGCTCCAGGTGTGGACAGACAAGCAGAAGGACCTGGAGGAGAAGCGCAGAGGGTGCCTGAGCAGCATGGCAACTATGTTCCCCAAG CTCCAGGAGTGGAACGTTAACCTGCACACCCCTGTGGTCATCTCCCCAAAGTCAAGGAAAAGCAAGCCTCCTCCATTCCTACTGCGGCACATCCACTCCAGCAGCCCCTTCTGCAAGCGATCCCAGGAGCTCTTTAAGACTAAGCACCAGCCACGTGTGCCCCAGCAGATGGCCCG CCAGCAGGGGAACCAGATGGAGGCCATGTGGAAAATTGATGTGGCTGCCTCCAGTTACCCCATAGAAAAGAAGACCCCCACCAGCCTGTCCTGGGACCAGCTAGGAGGTTTCCCAGACATTCCCCGCCTGTTGGCACTGGATGTGCAGTCCTCCTTCCACAAAAGCTTGATGTCCCTCAAGGCCCG TGCCTCAGTGAcgcaaagaaaggaagaagaggaaccCCCAGAGGAGTCAGCTGAACTTGTTCATAAAAAGTCAAACGAGTCCTTCCCTGGAACCCTAAGGAGCCAGAAGGATCGAGACAATCCCAGCCCCATTCCATGCCTGagccagtga